From the Tachysurus fulvidraco isolate hzauxx_2018 chromosome 21, HZAU_PFXX_2.0, whole genome shotgun sequence genome, the window TGCTTAGAATGGTAGAGCaaagtgttttatgtttttcttttgagtCACTGTTACCTCTCTGTCAGCTCTATCTGTCAAGCTTTTTCCACCCGCAGAACTAATGCCCACCAGATGAgtcattttctgtctttttttttggtagttgtttgcttgcttgctttcacAAGATTCTGAATAATTTCTAGCTAATGCTGTGTCAGAGAATCACatatcagcagattctgtaAAGTATAAACGACTTCTTATCTGTAACCAACAACCTGAGATTGAATTTTAATCTAATGCTAACAAAATGCCTGCAAGTccttgtgaaaaaaaataaataatgtactttAATATGATAGTCTACTTGAGTTAGATCCTGAATGATTATGGCATACTGCTTAACTTATTTCTATCTTTTTAGCTGCTTTGTGTATATTTAAGTATACTGTAGGATTTTGAAGGACTTTGTGTTAAGTCTGTGTTAAAAGGTAtttatggttatttatttatttatttatttatttattttatatttatttttatgaaacaATGCCATAAATTAGCTTCCAGTGATATGTTGGATGTTACTTATAGTTCCATTTTTATACATAACAAcaaactttttgttttctttttacctaGATAGTCTATATATCAGTATACTGTTGGCTTGTGTATTTCCAATTGACGGTTGCATCACATGAGGCTAGAAAGAAAGGGCGTGGCCAAACCCAGGGGCGTAACGTGTGACACGTGGCCTTTATGTCATTCGAGTCGGGTGGGTTGATGATACCTGAAGATGGTTCGTTTGCTTGTGGCTGAAGTTGCAAGCATTAGCttttgggtttattttatttatttatcttttaataaAACTTAATGAGGACAGGTGTACGGCAAACAATGCATAATGCTGCATGTAACCATTATGGGTTATTAGAtattaaactgaataaaattaGCTCTTTGCTAAACATCAGCTAATCAGTTCCCTGATcaacaacatactgtatcttTTTTCTTAAAACTTTGTTCATGACAGTAGGTTATTAAGTTTCGTGGCGGATACAAAAAGGACAAGGATACATGTGTTATGAAATACAGCAATGTCTGTCATTCATCCTGTTGggaaaaatcttgatatgtgctcttattatatgaactattacaattgatgtcGTAGGACATATGGGTGTaggccagatgttgtaatagtgttgagctgtatgagttatatgattataatataatataatacgtatatatatatatatatatatatatatatatatatatataaaatgttagaCATGTGTTAACAGAGATAAGGTGGTaacctgtcctttaggagagaacagaggaactaaggcttaaaaataaaaatgcatgtgcaggcccaatctggacaaacaaaacagactgaGATCAAAAGTCTAGCAAACTTAAGTACACTTATACTAATCAAACTAAATGTAATCATAAGTCAAATACCACTGTGATACGTGACAGGGAAGagtacaagaagttctctggagcacatttttctccatttttttaaGACACGTTAAACATCCACATTTGCACATCAgtgcctgtactgggtgttttagttgcaaaacttaaatgtaagaaacgtattcaattaaatttatgattacaaagaacttttcgaatgtgttaaattgattgtattaatatctgaaCTGAATTTTTGAAGTGGTTCATTAaaacgaactgtccgaaagaaccggttcgcgaaaaagaaccgaacttcccatcactattTCTAGATACACTAATTAATTCGGTTCGGGAGAAGAGATAAAagcccgcccacactgacaattgattggttgacttaccgaaacaggcaaatcaggatgctctctgtcTTTCATGCGCTTAatgaggcacacacactcaaggtctctcgctctctctccctctctgccgtGACATTACGAGAATTagcactaaaataaataaataaataaacagcgaAACACACTGCTTTTGTCTTAATCACTAAAGTATTTGATTTATTCaagtattaaaacaacaacaacaacaaaaaaacagcgaAACACACTGCTTTTGTCTTAATCACTAAAGTATTTGATTTATTcaagtattaaaaaacaaaaaacaaaaaaaacagcgaAACACACTGCTTATGTCTTAATCACTAAAGTATTtgatttattcaaatattttaaaaaaaatcatatcttTCATCATCATATCAAATCATACTTTATGCTCAAATCATCGTAtcctatttaaatatttatattaaaatatagttAAGAGAAGTTAGTCAGTCCTGTTGGTTTTATTCTAACATAGAGCATGCTTCCTAAACCCAAAAACCTTGATTATCACAGCACTacagagcagaaatgagaaAGATCCAAAACGCAGCATTCTTAAAAGAACCTCAGGggattaaaaaaatcactacaATCTAGTttgaatgtctctctctctctttctctgagaaTGGCTGAGAAGGGGAGGAGAACATGGGAAAGACAGCGTGAAATACTGTGACAACAGGAAACGCTTGCTTCTCTGTATTTGCCTGCTGTATGTGTGACAGCTCTTTTCTCCACTTTGTTTCCACATGACACTGATGCATTCAGACTACTGCACtgtttagttcagcattcagaGCCTCATGCAGCATCTTCACAGAGAAACCCACCGACTCGACCAGGTAAGTAGACGTTTggttttaatctttaatttcaGCTTCCTTTTGCAAGCCACATTTTAACAACAATACTTTTATTTAGTCTTTAGACACTGCTTTGAATTATTCAGTGTGTCAAACTTCAGGAGATTATCGAAAGAATACCTGTTTCATTTGTCAAACCATTCTGATCAAAAGgtttaaaacacaaaagtgtttttatatatatatataatttatttatttatgtatttttactgacaaatttttttttttacttttgtgcaGTCATATGTGTAGCTCATGGACTAACAAAGACcattttgtagtgtttgtgtagtgcggagtgtagtatttgtgtaggtctttcactgtcgccTGGgagtttttgttaatatttccatgagcataaaaaaaaattcctggtgtaacagtttcttcccacaagccatcagacttctcaataactgaactgtactatactgagcacaacatacacacacatcatctgtatggactgcatagaccctcacaaaacacaaacactgttttgcacacttttctgctgtttttgcacatcctgtccaacatttcagctgtttttgcaaaTATTGTACAATGTCTCAGCCATtatgcacatactatacaatatttcagtcatttgctgttttttgcacaactctatatattatccaaaggacctgctgctaagaagctgtgttcattctaatgttactgcacaaaatattgtttgaacattcagtatttacactggtcagtcggctctgtttctgtttctgtttattgtcttttgtgtattgcattttttgtactttttgtattgtcttgtaacttaatgtctgcactgtttttttgtcctgcactgtcttttgccctgcactgtcttgtttgtcttgtcctgcactgtttgcaccaggttgcacagttgcactttatgtggctaagactacttacatgtccttagcactgtctttgttttatgtagcaccttgatcctggagaaacgttgtctcatttcactgtgtactgcaacagctatatatggttgaaatgacattaaaagcttcttgacttgacttgcagACCGTGCAAAGTTTGGTTTCAAATCCATATTCTGATGTTTGGTAGATATTTAAAgtattgaataaatataaatgctacTGTTATGTTGCACCTTGTCTATATATGATAATATGTGTCATATATAACGAGTCACCTGTTTTGATGGACACTGCTAACCACACAGTGCTTACAACAGGAAATTCTTGAAATGACAGTCAAAACCACAAGCTGCTATTCAAAGAGAATTGACAAATtccagacaaaaataaaaaaaaacataccaaGGCCTGTTTCCATATCTAAATATCAATCTCTATCACTCTCTTTCAGGTATGTCATTGAACACAAGGTTCAACAAAAAGCACTTGCTGCTAGTCCTTGTTCTTTGCTGCACCCTTATGGGCTTGCAGAAGATGGCTATGTTTCCTCTTCGGGGAACTGAAATGAAAGCCAACATTACCATTCTGCTGTGGTATTGGCCTTTCAATGTTCCCTACAGACTTGAAGATGACGTATGCCTGAAAAATTACAGCATCTCTGGTTGTCGCCTGGTGGATAGTCGCACACTCTTTTCCACCGCTGACATTGTCGTCTTCCATCATCGTGAGCTACAGTCGGGCAGTCAGAAGCTTCCGCTCCATCGCCCTCGGCCGGTTCACCAGAGATGGCTCTGGTTGTCTCTGGAAGCACCAATAAACAATGGGGATGTAAGCCAATATGCCGGGTTGTTTGACTTGACCATGTCATATCATCCTGATGCAGATATTATGGTACCATACGGGAGGATCGATGAAAAAGTTGGTGGGACTGATGGGACTTTTGTCATTCCAGAGAATAAAACCCATCTGGTGTGTTGGGTAGTGAGTAACTACAATAACCGTCACAAGAGATCCAGTGTGTACAATGAACTTAGTAAGTTCATCTCTGTGCAGATGTATGGCCACGCTGTGAAAAAACCAGTGAGTCAAGATGCACTGCTGCCTACAATTTCCCGTTGTTATTTTTATCTTGCTTTTGAGAACACAGAGGCCCCACACTACATCACTGAGAAGTTGTGGCGAAATGCTTTCATGGCTGGCACCGTGCCTGTAGTGTTGGGCCCGCCGAGAAGCCATTACGAAGCTGTTGCACCaccacattcattcatccacGTGGATGATTTTGATTCCATAGCCAGCCTGGCCAAATACCTAAAAGAATTAGCTGGAAATGTGAAACTCTACAAGTCTTACTTCTCCTGGCATGAAAATTATACAGTGAAACTTTACACAGATTGGAGAGAGAGGCTTTGTACCATTTGCCGAGTTTATGACAAACTTCCTTATCGCAAGATATACCAAAACCTTGGGGAATGGCCACAAGAATAGCAGTCACCATGTTATCCATAATAGTTATTTTGCAAAGCAGGGGAAGCTGTAAAATTTCTAGTAAGAATAAAAGCCTTTGCATGAGAGAAATTGTTGTACTGACTGAAACCACAAGCTCCAGTTCCGCTTCCTACTTTTTTACATGCAAACACCTGGAAGTGGTTTCCACAGGATGTACCAGTTAAAATCAGCCATAAACAAAGTAGATTATCTCTGCCTGGTGATGAATTCGATCATTAGCACCAAGTATTTTTTGATACTCATTATACATGATACAGAAAGACTTCtttaaccctcctgcagacctcgtctgaattcctatgcaaattaggagcgccaagtcaacttgaccttgtctgttttgactgcttataaaaaatgaagtagcatatatgatagcctttttttcaaCTTCTTTCATctaacttatatatatatataactaatattttgcaaaaaaaaaaaataatatttggtataatacacctcattaatatgcaaaatgcctcattttctagtaaaaaaaaaaaaacagaaattttgaattattttcactctagaggcacaaaagttaatgcacaattacaggctggtatatttcgaAGCCAGgagattttaaatgtcattaaataataaaacctgtttttttcctggtcaaattgacttgaatgcttataaatcaaaaattctacaatgatcaccatcctgtgtgatcagcttacatttgtgaacattttacagttGTTATATCTATTATTGCTGTTATGATCTGTTATATTATTGCCTACCAGATgtcatctgatcacccaaaaacgggctatatacacacacacatacacaccactcaaaaacataAATGGCATaatttgatttgaatatgaaaacacaacgtgtgtgtgtgtgtgtaaagcttgttggtagaagaagaagagaagatattgtccccagctggacaaatgtaTATAACAAATGTGAAatagtagcttttgttttgtctggaggcctaatgaattgcaatgcccaatgcttgtgtgtagcataatttcggtagatcatatctTGCACTCTGCTaagcaaaggcatatcaaaagtgtgaagtatttacaaatgtgtagcttttttttctggagacctaatgaaatgcaatgcccaatttgtgtgtgtgtgtgaaatgtttacaaatgtgtagcttttgttttgtctggaggccaactgaaatgcaattCCCAatactttgaacagtgtttgtgtgagtgtgtggtgtgagtgtgtttacgTTGTTAATGCCACTGAGAGGCTGAAGCAGGAACTCAATGCATTTGCTATGCATATGAAGGATCAGTGAGGCAAACAGCTGTTAATTGTCACCTTTTTATTGCACAGACATATTTCTTCTATAAagttgtatatgtgtgtatatgttcaaCAAAGAATACATCGTCCTGACTCACCCCCTCTCTCCACCACTAAGTGAACAGGTGACTAATATTCCTATTCCCAGGTAATCACGTGACATTCATTTAACTCTTTCATGTCCctttcagtgtgttttgggtgcgtgtgttagtggacattttgtgtgtgcatttttatgTCTATGTATGttacttttgcccttttcagcacaatggtggcctattgccccactaaatgtggcagAGTCaaaccccaggtctgcacaagggttaaaACCATGTTATttagataaatataattttctgTAAAGACAACACAAGACTTGAAGTATCAAAGGATGTGTTTTAATTGCTACTGCTCGAAGTGTGGAAAATGTGTTTGTCAATTTTCAGGAAAGCCATCACTGTTAAATTGTCAATAAATTATCGAATTTCACATCATTTACAGGGTTGTACACAAGAGTATTCGAGATGTGAGACGTAAATAAGGCACATAAGTCAATAAAACATTCAAATCACAAACTGTTCATTGTGTGCGTGTATCAAATCCAGCCTTAGGGAAGCAGTGTTTAATGCTCTTTCAAAGGCCAAATTCATGCTTACTGACGGACACAAAATCGGTCACATTTCCATATGTAGATCAACAGGAGCCAGaataaaagaaatcaaaacCTTTGACCAATATCATGGATTATTCATATcacaaaaaagttaaaaagttcATCTA encodes:
- the fut7 gene encoding alpha-(1,3)-fucosyltransferase 7, with the translated sequence MSLNTRFNKKHLLLVLVLCCTLMGLQKMAMFPLRGTEMKANITILLWYWPFNVPYRLEDDVCLKNYSISGCRLVDSRTLFSTADIVVFHHRELQSGSQKLPLHRPRPVHQRWLWLSLEAPINNGDVSQYAGLFDLTMSYHPDADIMVPYGRIDEKVGGTDGTFVIPENKTHLVCWVVSNYNNRHKRSSVYNELSKFISVQMYGHAVKKPVSQDALLPTISRCYFYLAFENTEAPHYITEKLWRNAFMAGTVPVVLGPPRSHYEAVAPPHSFIHVDDFDSIASLAKYLKELAGNVKLYKSYFSWHENYTVKLYTDWRERLCTICRVYDKLPYRKIYQNLGEWPQE